A portion of the Manihot esculenta cultivar AM560-2 chromosome 2, M.esculenta_v8, whole genome shotgun sequence genome contains these proteins:
- the LOC110608118 gene encoding AT-hook motif nuclear-localized protein 1, whose protein sequence is MEARETVSSSSGGGVTVVGSDVPSDYQIAPRSADKPSSASGSAPPPQQQPAMVSPPSTVATMPLKKKRGRPRKYGPDGSVRMALSPKPISSAAPALPPVIDFSAEKPRKIKPVSKAKYELENVGEWVACSVGANFTPHIITVNAGEDVTMKIISFSQQGPRAICVLSANGVISSVTLRQPDSSGGTLTYEGRFEILSLSGSFMPSESGGTRSRSGGMSVSLASPDGRVVGGGVAGLLVAAGPVQVVVGSFLAGNQHEQKPKKQKPDSIATVVTPTVAIPISTADPKPNFSSSSFRGDSWPPLPSDSRNKPTDINVSLSAG, encoded by the exons ATGGAAGCAAGAGAAACTGTAAGTAGTAGTAGTGGAGGTGGGGTTACAGTGGTGGGATCCGATGTTCCATCGGACTACCAAATCGCTCCAAGGTCCGCCGACAAACCCAGCTCCGCATCTGGATCCGCGCCACCTCCGCAGCAGCAACCGGCGATGGTGTCTCCTCCATCCACGGTGGCAACGATGCCTTTGAAGAAGAAGCGAGGAAGGCCAAGAAAATATGGTCCCGACGGTAGCGTCAGGATGGCGTTGTCTCCGAAGCCGATATCTTCTGCAGCTCCGGCACTTCCTCCGGTGATCGATTTCTCTGCTGAGAAACCAAGGAAAATAAAGCCGGTGAGCAAGGCCAAGTACGAACTGGAGAATGTAG GTGAATGGGTTGCATGCTCTGTTGGTGCTAATTTTACTCCCCACATCATAACTGTTAATGCTGGCGAG GATGTTACAATGAAGATCATATCATTTTCTCAACAAGGGCCTCGAGCTATTTGCGTCCTCTCTGCAAATGGTGTGATCTCAAGTGTTACGCTTCGTCAGCCTGATTCCTCTGGGGGCACATTAACATATGAG GGACGTTTTGAGATACTGTCTTTATCTGGTTCATTCATGCCGAGTGAAAGTGGAGGAACTAGGAGCCGATCTGGTGGGATGAGCGTGTCATTGGCAAGTCCAGATGGACGTGTTGTTGGTGGTGGAGTTGCAGGTCTTTTGGTAGCTGCAGGTCCTGTGCAG GTTGTAGTCGGAAGTTTTCTGGCGGGGAACCAACACGAGCAGAAACCAAAGAAACAGAAACCCGACTCCATTGCAACTGTTGTCACACCAACTGTCGCGATTCCTATTTCTACTGCTGATCCAAAACCcaacttttcttcttcctcaTTTCGAGGAGATAGTTGGCCTCCTTTGCCGTCAGATTCAAGGAATAAGCCAACTGATATTAATGTGTCTCTGTCAGCAGGTTAA
- the LOC110609919 gene encoding ACT domain-containing protein ACR8, which translates to MEWSACMDEYEKLVIRMTTPRVVIDNAVCPTATIVKVDSARKHGILLDAVQVLTDLNLSIKKAYISSDGRWFMDVFHVTDINGNKLTEESVINYIEQSLGTIHYGRTHDLNGLTALELTGTDRIGLLSEVFAVLADLQCDVVEAKVWTHNGRIASLISVKDCNSGSPIEDTQQIHRIEARLRNVLKGDNDIRSAKTSVSMAVTHTERRLHQMMFADRDYERKPILRRTADSPVVTVQNWVEREYSVINVQCKDRMKLLFDVVCTLTDMEYVVFHATINTAGDRAYLEFYIKHTDGTPISSEPERQRVIQCLQAAVERRASEGVRLELCTPDRQGLLADVTRTFRENGLNVTRAEISTTSEMAANVFYVTDAIGNPADPKLIDSVRQKIGLSNLKVKELPPLVYHEEAEREEQGVGVAGAVLLSLGGLVRRNLYNLGLIRSYS; encoded by the exons ATGGAGTGGAGTGCTTGTATGGATGAGTATGAAAAGCTTGTTATAAGGATGACCACTCCCAG GGTCGTCATCGACAATGCCGTTTGCCCCACTGCGACTATTGTCAAG GTTGACAGTGCCAGGAAACATGGAATTTTGCTTGACGCTGTTCAGGTTCTCACGGATCTAAACCTTTCAATAAAAAAAGCTTATATTTCTTCCGATGGAAGGTGGTTCATGGATG TTTTTCATGTGACTGATATAAACGGAAATAAATTGACAGAGGAGAGCGTTATTAACTACATTGAGCAG TCACTTGGTACCATTCACTATGGCAGAACCCATGATCTTAATGGTTTAACAGCATTAGAACTAACTGGGACAGATAGGATCGGCCTTCTCTCGGAGGTCTTTGCAGTGCTGGCTGACCTGCAATGTGATGTTGTGGAGGCTAAAGTTTGGACTCATAATGGTCGAATTGCTTCGTTAATTAGTGTAAAGGACTGCAATTCAGGTTCCCCAATCGAGGACACACAACAAATACATAGAATTGAAGCTCGCCTAAGGAATGTTCTAAAGGGGGATAATGACATTAGAAGTGCCAAAACATCAGTTTCAATGGCAGTCACACACACGGAGAGAAGATTGCATCAAATGATGTTTGCTGATAGGGATTACGAGAGAAAGCCTATTTTGCGGCGTACTGCTGATTCCCCAGTGGTTACAGTTCAGAATTGGGTTGAGAGAGAGTATTCAGTTATTAATGTTCAATGCAAGGATCGAATGAAACTCTTGTTCGATGTTGTTTGCACCTTGACAGACATGGAATATGTTGTATTTCATGCCACAATCAACACAGCTGGGGACAGAGCATATCTG GAATTCTACATTAAACACACTGATGGAACCCCAATTAGTTCAGAGCCGGAAAGGCAGCGGGTAATTCAGTGTTTACAAGCTGCAGTTGAGAGAAGAGCGTCTGAG GGTGTAAGGCTAGAATTATGCACTCCAGATAGACAAGGCCTTTTAGCAGATGTGACAAGAACGTTTAGAGAGAATGGTCTTAATGTGACTAGGGCTGAGATATCCACCACAAGTGAGATGGCTGCAAATGTATTCTATGTAACAGACGCAATTGGTAACCCTGCAGATCCTAAGTTAATTGACTCTGTTCGACAAAAAATTGGATTGAGTAATTTGAAAGTTAAGGAATTGCCCCCACTGGTATACCACGAAGAGGCAGAAAGGGAAGAGCAGGGGGTTGGAGTTGCTGGGGCAGTGTTGCTATCACTTGGGGGTCTAGTGAGAAGGAATCTTTACAATTTGGGATTGATCAGATCATATTCTTAA
- the LOC110608122 gene encoding uncharacterized protein At4g22758-like isoform X1, translated as MTSRAPITFRHIVTRPPSSPSERSLQTFPPERHSDLVRRRGGRISVPGNLTLPTTEIRNGSQKLTKLLLNVNIERSLGPVQVIMAPDNMVKDLIKAAIEIYAREKRRPLLKETNPDGFQLHYSQFSLESLKAEEKLINLGSRNFFLCSKPSSAVKCGCSKQPKMLFHQVN; from the exons ATGACTTCTCGCGCTCCGATCACCTTCCGCCACATCGTAACCAGACCTCCTTCCAGCCCCTCTGAGAGATCTTTGCAGACCTTCCCTCCCGAGAGACACTCCGACCTCGTTCGGAGGCGAGGTGGCCGTATATCTGTGCCCGGGAATTTGACCTTACCAACGACGGAGATTCGTAATGGATCGCAAAAGCTGACGAAGTTGCTGCTGAATGTGAATATAGAGAGAAGTTTAGGGCCAGTGCAGGTTATTATGGCGCCGGATAATATGGTGAAGGATTTGATAAAGGCGGCGATTGAGATTTACGCGAGGGAGAAGAGGAGGCCTCTTTTGAAAGAAACTAATCCTGATGGTTTTCAGCTTCACTACTCCCAGTTCAGCTTGGAAA GTTTGAAGGCAGAGGAGAAGTTGATAAACTTGGGATCTAGGAATTTCTTCTTGTGCTCAAAGCCTTCATCAGCAGTAAAATGTGGCTGCTCCAAGCAACCAAAA ATGCTCTTTCACCAGGTTAATTAA
- the LOC122722532 gene encoding general transcription and DNA repair factor IIH subunit TFB5, with translation MVNATKGLFISCDIPMAQFIINLNASLPASQKFIIHVIDSTHLFVQPHVSEMIRSAIADFRDQNSYEKPN, from the exons ATGGTCAATGCCACTAAAGGATTGTTCATATCCTG TGACATACCCATGGCGCAATTCATTATCAATTTGAATGCTTCTTTACCTGCTTCGCAGAAGTTCATTATTCATGTTATTGATAGCACTCACCTCTTTGTACAACCGCATGTTTCTGAAATGATACGTAGTGCTATTGCTGATTTTAGAGACCAGAATTCCTATGAGAAGCCTAATTGA
- the LOC110606475 gene encoding pentatricopeptide repeat-containing protein At4g22760 has product MLVARLTTILNNCPTAKQAKQIHSQIIVCALSNLEPLLVRQILLSASTYSTTVAQYVLKILFHLQYPDAFSWGFTVRYFSQQAQFKDALSLYFQMRRQGICPSTFAMSSALRASARIVSNTEGMLIHAQSFKYGFCGCVYVQTALVDLYSKLGDMNIALKVFDEMLEKNVVSWNSILSGYLKLGHLAEAQRVFNQIPKKDIVSWNSMLSGYAKIGDMDQACLLFEQMPERNYASWNAMISGFVECGKIDSAEKLFAEMPQRNNVSCITMIAGYSKCGFVESAWEIFNQMTDKDLISFNAMISSLAQNNRPLEALKLFNEMFKADVNIQPDEMTLVSVVSACSQLGDMRHGSWIESCIKNFGIECDDHLVTALINFYAKCGNIDKAYELFYGLKKKDVVAYSAMILACGINGKVNDAIKLFTAMVDAQIQPNLGTFSGLLTAYNHAGLVEEAYLCFKSMKEHQLVPLLDHYAIMVDLLGRAGRLQEAYELIKSMPMQPRAEVWGALLLACEVHSNVEFGEIAAKRCFELEPMTTGYYSLLANIYASFGRWDDARKLRKVMKNKKLSKIPGCSWTELT; this is encoded by the coding sequence ATGCTGGTTGCTAGATTAACAACCATATTGAACAATTGTCCTACTGCTAAGCAGGCAAAGCAAATCCATTCACAGATTATTGTATGTGCTCTTAGTAATCTTGAGCCTCTCTTGGTTCGCCAAATCCTTCTCTCAGCTTCCACTTACTCTACAACTGTTGCCCAGTATGTCCTCAAAATCCTTTTCCATTTGCAATATCCAGACGCCTTCTCATGGGGTTTCACGGTCAGATATTTCTCCCAGCAAGCCCAGTTCAAGGATGCCTTGTCCCTCTACTTTCAAATGCGTAGACAAGGAATTTGTCCAAGCACATTTGCTATGTCGTCGGCTTTAAGGGCAAGTGCTAGGATTGTCTCTAATACTGAAGGAATGTTAATTCATGCTCAAAGTTTTAAATATGGTTTCTGTGGGTGTGTTTATGTTCAAACGGCTCTAGTTGATTTGTATTCAAAATTGGGTGATATGAACATTGCACTGAAGGTATTTGATGAAATGCTGGAGAAGAATGTGGTTTCATGGAATTCAATTTTATCTGGGTATTTGAAATTGGGGCATTTAGCAGAGGCTCAGCGTGTGTTTAATCAGATACCAAAGAAGGATATTGTATCCTGGAATTCAATGTTATCTGGGTATGCAAAAATTGGGGATATGGACCAGGCTTGCCTTTTGTTTGAACAGATGCCGGAGAGAAATTATGCTTCTTGGAATGCAATGATTAGTGGGTTTGTGGAGTGTGGGAAGATAGACTCAGCAGAAAAGCTTTTTGCTGAAATGCCCCAAAGAAATAACGTTTCCTGTATTACAATGATTGCCGGTTACTCCAAATGCGGTTTTGTTGAATCTGCTTGGGAAATATTTAATCAGATGACAGACAAGGATCTTATCTCGTTTAATGCGATGATATCTAGCTTGGCTCAAAATAACCGGCCATTGGAGGCTCTTAAATTGTTCAACGAGATGTTCAAAGCTGATGTGAATATTCAACCAGATGAGATGACCTTAGTAAGTGTTGTCTCAGCTTGTTCACAATTGGGGGATATGAGGCATGGGTCATGGATCGAATCATGCATAAAAAATTTTGGAATCGAATGTGATGACCATTTAGTCACTGCTTTGATTAACTTTTACGCAAAGTGTGGGAACATTGATAAGGCGTATGAACTATTTTATGGCCTCAAGAAAAAGGATGTGGTTGCTTACAGTGCTATGATCTTGGCTTGTGGCATTAACGGGAAGGTTAATGACGCCATTAAATTGTTTACAGCAATGGTGGATGCCCAAATTCAGCCAAATTTAGGCACATTCAGTGGACTGCTGACTGCATATAACCATGCTGGTTTGGTCGAAGAGGCTTACCTGTGCTTTAAGTCCATGAAGGAACACCAACTTGTCCCTTTACTTGATCATTATGCAATCATGGTTGATCTTTTAGGGAGGGCAGGAAGATTACAAGAAGCATATGAGCTTATAAAGAGTATGCCAATGCAGCCTCGTGCTGAGGTTTGGGGAGCTTTACTACTTGCCTGTGAAGTACATAGCAATGTTGAGTTTGGAGAGATTGCAGCTAAGCGTTGTTTTGAGTTGGAACCAATGACAACTGGTTATTATTCTCTTCTTGCAAATATTTATGCCTCCTTTGGGAGGTGGGATGATGCTAGGAAACTGAGAAAGGTgatgaaaaacaaaaaattgtCCAAGATACCCGGGTGTAGTTGGACGGAATTAACTTAA
- the LOC110607273 gene encoding uncharacterized protein At4g22758: MPERSLRRRLPASGSRKSRPPHPSPSPSRKTPPPRRSVKHPRPIKILKRSLSEPMLWSCSESGGISEAEVQRQRGLWSTGESSGVLPRPHTFTDGFASSPSLMNFSPRSFESYNKDAKVVVNVTVEGSPGPVRTMVKLGTSVEDTIKLVVDKYSEEGRTPKLVKDSASFCELHHSYFSLQSLDKSELIGDIGSRSFYLRRSCSNRSSNGGSSPSISDNAVVRDSSPPPQFLFSSFVARKLGKIVRRSRRIWNVLVCWK, translated from the exons ATGCCTGAGAGGAGTCTCCGCCGAAGATTGCCGGCGTCCGGTAGCCGGAAAAGCAGGCCTCCTCATCCTTCGCCTTCCCCCAGTAGAAAGACCCCACCGCCACGGCGATCTGTCAAGCACCCTAGACCTATAAAGATTTTGAAGCGTAGCTTGTCGGAGCCGATGCTATGGAGTTGTAGCGAGAGTGGTGGGATCAGTGAAGCTGAAGTTCAGCGACAAAGGGGTTTGTGGTCTACGGGTGAGAGTAGTGGGGTTCTCCCTAGGCCTCATACTTTTACAGATGGTTTTGCTTCCTCTCCTTCCTTGATGAACTTTTCTCCGCGGAGTTTTGAG AGTTACAACAAGGATGCAAAGGTGGTTGTTAATGTAACAGTTGAAGGGAGTCCAGGACCTGTGAGGACCATGGTTAAATTGGGAACTAGTGTGGAGGACACAATTAAGCTTGTTGTAGACAAGTACTCTGAAGAAGGAAGAACTCCAAAGCTTGTTAAGGATTCAGCGTCCTTTTGTGAATTGCATCATTCCTACTTCAGCCTTCAAA GTTTAGATAAATCAGAGCTGATTGGGGATATTGGTAGTCGAAGCTTCTACCTCAGAAGAAGCTGCAGCAACCGTAGTAGTAATGGAGGATCCTCTCCTTCCATTTCAGACAATGCTGTGGTGAGGGACTCATCACCACCTCCTCAATTCTTGTTTTCATCTTTTGTTGCCCGGAAACTGGGAAAAATCGTGAGAAGATCTCGTAGAATTTGGAATGTCTTGGTCTGCTGGAAATGA
- the LOC110608122 gene encoding uncharacterized protein At4g22758-like isoform X2 has product MTSRAPITFRHIVTRPPSSPSERSLQTFPPERHSDLVRRRGGRISVPGNLTLPTTEIRNGSQKLTKLLLNVNIERSLGPVQVIMAPDNMVKDLIKAAIEIYAREKRRPLLKETNPDGFQLHYSQFSLESLKAEEKLINLGSRNFFLCSKPSSAVKCGCSKQPKVN; this is encoded by the exons ATGACTTCTCGCGCTCCGATCACCTTCCGCCACATCGTAACCAGACCTCCTTCCAGCCCCTCTGAGAGATCTTTGCAGACCTTCCCTCCCGAGAGACACTCCGACCTCGTTCGGAGGCGAGGTGGCCGTATATCTGTGCCCGGGAATTTGACCTTACCAACGACGGAGATTCGTAATGGATCGCAAAAGCTGACGAAGTTGCTGCTGAATGTGAATATAGAGAGAAGTTTAGGGCCAGTGCAGGTTATTATGGCGCCGGATAATATGGTGAAGGATTTGATAAAGGCGGCGATTGAGATTTACGCGAGGGAGAAGAGGAGGCCTCTTTTGAAAGAAACTAATCCTGATGGTTTTCAGCTTCACTACTCCCAGTTCAGCTTGGAAA GTTTGAAGGCAGAGGAGAAGTTGATAAACTTGGGATCTAGGAATTTCTTCTTGTGCTCAAAGCCTTCATCAGCAGTAAAATGTGGCTGCTCCAAGCAACCAAAA GTTAATTAA
- the LOC110608120 gene encoding protein cornichon homolog 4, producing MEDLYVWLISFFFLIALLVIIVFQLMCLADLEFDYINPYDSSSRINKVILPEYAAEGVLCLFYLLTGHWCMSLLCVPYLYYNVRLYTRRQHLVDVTEIFNLLSWEKKQRLFKLFYLIFLLFLTIFWMILTALEDHDLE from the exons ATGGAGGATCTGTATGTATGGCTTAtatccttcttcttcctcattgCCCTACTTGTCATCATCGTATTCCAG CTAATGTGCTTGGCAGATCTGGAGTTCGATTATATTAACCCTTATGATTCCTCATCTCGGATAAACAAAGTGATATTGCCCGAGTATGCAGCTGAAGGAGTTTTATGCTTGTTTTATCTCCTAACAGGACACTGGTGTATGTCGCTATTGTGTGTTCCATACCTTTACTACAATGTGAGGCT TTACACACGAAGACAGCATCTGGTAGATGTGACTGAGATATTCAACTTGCTTAGCTGGGAAAAGAAACAGCGACTTTTCAAACTCTTCTATCTCATTTTTCTCCTCTTTCTGACAATTTTCTG GATGATTTTGACCGCATTGGAAGATCATGACCTTGAATAA
- the LOC110608119 gene encoding trigger factor yields MKFIVTPALVFLILSFAATLVLNFSSTLFLFSMLNTVILAVVVGSYRPSVEEGDGGWYAFQSWYEEVEDAYDKDEDYDSDDDDDYEKENDFSDGYDRDDEGDRDGEIGWEDDDEEEDDNLQRRIEEFIAKVNRGWRDEWLRENHQTQSKLG; encoded by the coding sequence ATGAAGTTTATTGTGACACCAGCACTTGTGTTCTTGATTCTGTCTTTTGCTGCTACTTTGGTTCTAAACTTTTCATCCactcttttcttgttttcaatgtTAAACACCGTAATCTTGGCTGTAGTTGTTGGAAGTTATAGGCCTTCTGTGGAAGAAGGTGATGGAGGCTGGTATGCTTTCCAGTCTTGGTATGAAGAGGTAGAAGACGCATACGATAAGGATGAAGATTATGacagtgatgatgatgatgattatgaGAAGGAAAACGATTTTTCTGATGGCTACGACCGAGATGATGAAGGTGATAGGGATGGTGAAATTGGTTGGGAAGATGATgacgaagaagaagatgataatTTGCAGAGAAGAATTGAAGAGTTCATTGCTAAGGTTAACAGAGGATGGAGGGATGAATGGTTAAGGGAAAATCATCAAACTCAGTCCAAGCTTGGATAA